One Glycine max cultivar Williams 82 chromosome 3, Glycine_max_v4.0, whole genome shotgun sequence DNA window includes the following coding sequences:
- the LOC102664242 gene encoding uncharacterized protein: MRDALNHCEKNYTIVRDKESKTQVLVNFLVKVDWNTKGRGRGRGRPAKIPVPPSTTTQKSPPKLNPEPSNASHEVTVEDYVSSEDDESEETPIPSANLPNCNVPEKPKEETNGNKVPRKLWTDVISGNRKPENGMALEFFASKIVEGKPIAEIEPEDIIGELKYWESALIMYVIGRDLSMNSVKQFMEKNWSFVKLPDLFYNDEGYFIMRFQSSQDKDEILSKGPYTIMNMTMLLRDWSPEFNLKRDMLRTIPIWIKLPQLPLYLWGAKTMGKIGSILGKPIVTDECKAQRLRISYARMLVEIDITQEMPKEVTIADNEGHELIQAVEYEWKPKYCGKCKKFGHVCEKPKVRKEKVWVPKPTLKSNEQEERGPSNKETQMINTTNTEDLVSEWTTVQKAGKKTVTDTGTMQKAGKKIITDTGTSELNCSNGFGLLGVVNDSLVVQEKVP, from the coding sequence AGGACGAGGGCGAGGACGAGGGCGGCCGGCTAAAATTCCGGTGCCACCGTCAACAACTACTCAAAAATCACCACCGAAATTGAACCCGGAACCTAGCAATGCTAGTCATGAAGTTACTGTTGAAGACTATGTGAGCTCTGAGGATGATGAATCTGAAGAAACCCCAATTCCTTCAGCTAACCTACCGAACTGCAATGTACCAGAGAAACCTAAAGAGGAGACGAACGGAAATAAGGTACCAAGAAAGCTATGGACTGATGTAATTAGTGGAAATCGTAAGCCTGAGAATGGGATGGCTCTTGAGTTTTTTGCTTCAAAGATTGTGGAAGGAAAGCCGATTGCTGAAATTGAACCTGAAGACATCATTGGTGAGCTTAAATATTGGGAATCTGCTTTGATTATGTATGTCATAGGGAGAGATCTTAGTATGAATTCTGTTAAGCAATTCATGGAAAAGAATTGGAGTTTTGTGAAATTGCCAGATCTGTTCTATAATGATGAAGGATACTTCATTATGCGTTTCCAGTCTTCCCAGGACAAGGATGAAATTTTATCGAAGGGTCCTTACACAATTATGAACATGACTATGCTCCTTAGAGATTGGTCCCCTGAGTTTAATCTAAAGAGAGACATGCTGAGAACAATCCCTATCTGGATTAAGCTTCCTCAATTACCTTTATACCTTTGGGGTGCAAAAACCATGGGGAAAATTGGTAGTATACTGGGAAAACCGATAGTTACAGATGAATGCAAAGCTCAAAGGCTGAGAATCTCTTATGCTAGAATGTTAGTGGAGATTGATATCACCCAAGAAATGCCAAAGGAAGTCACTATTGCTGATAATGAAGGGCATGAGTTAATTCAAGCTGTGGAGTATGAATGGAAACCGAAGTACTGtggaaagtgtaaaaagtttgGACATGTGTGTGAAAAACCTAAAGTCAGAAAAGAGAAAGTTTGGGTACCAAAACCTACTCTGAAAAGTAATGAGCAAGAGGAAAGGGGGCCTAGCAATAAGGAGACACAGATGATCAACACTACTAATACTGAGGACCTGGTTTCAGAGTGGACTACAGTACAGAAGGCAGGAAAAAAGACAGTTACTGATACAGGTACAATGCAGAAAGCTGGAAAGAAGATAATTACTGATACAGGTACCTCTGAATTGAATTGCTCTAATGGATTTGGCCTGCTAGGAGTTGTGAATGACTCTCTAGTAGTGCAGGAGAAAGTGCCATGA
- the LOC102659741 gene encoding uncharacterized protein encodes MLQMETLVVVAQHRNQCYTRSKSQRHAEFGSSSPSNDFRGINCRTFQTGCGILPTPLKRPKTPLTPSNPNKTRCKTTPSSAPVPINRKKEKKGFNVVPDGGILLSELWAGPTYSNSPPPSSLPIPKFSVRPKRSVSLDFPGSCPEVEMQLRANSAPSSPRWEHSPFARDDGLFVSATNTLRRILNLNLDDE; translated from the coding sequence ATGTTACAAATGGAGACGCTCGTGGTTGTGGCGCAGCATAGGAACCAATGTTACACCAGGTCGAAATCCCAACGCCACGCTGAGTTTGGTTCCTCTTCACCCTCCAATGACTTTAGGGGCATAAATTGCAGAACTTTTCAAACGGGGTGTGGTATTCTACCAACCCCACTCAAACGCCCCAAAACGCCGTTAACTCCTTCAAACCCTAACAAAACCCGTTGCAAAACCACTCCCAGTAGTGCCCCGGTTCCCATCAATcgcaagaaggagaagaagggtTTCAATGTTGTTCCTGATGGGGGTATTTTGCTCTCTGAACTTTGGGCCGGGCCCACTTACTCGAATTCACCACCGCCTAGTTCGTTGCCTATTCCGAAATTTTCAGTGAGGCCTAAGAGGAGTGTGTCACTTGATTTCCCTGGTTCTTGCCCTGAAGTAGAGATGCAGTTACGTGCTAACTCTGCGCCTTCCTCCCCTCGTTGGGAGCATTCCCCTTTTGCCAGAGATGATGGTCTCTTTGTTTCGGCGACGAACACACTGCGTCGCATCCTTAATCTTAATTTGGATGATGAATGA